The Salvelinus namaycush isolate Seneca chromosome 26, SaNama_1.0, whole genome shotgun sequence genomic sequence ttattgttttatttcaccgtAGAGACCCTAGTCCagctcaacatgccttagattGCTCTTTTGTCACACACCCCACACAtggggagacctcacctggcttagctggtgtctccagagatgcaagctctctcatcgtcactcaatgcctaggtttacccccactgtactcacatcctaccatacccttgtctgtacattatgccctgaatctattctaccaccccCAGAAATCTGccccttttattctctgttcccaacgcactaaacgaccagttcttatagcctttagccatacccttatcctactccttctctgttcctctggtgatgtagaggttaaccctgGCACTGTAGCCCCCAGCAtcacacctattccccaggccctctcatttgttgacttctgtaaccgtaaaagccttggtttcattaGTGTTAACATcggaagcctcctccctaaatgtgttttattcactgctttagcacacttcGCCAACCCTGacgttctagccgtgtctgaatcctggcttaggaaggccaccaaaaattctgacattttcatccccaactacaacattttccgtcaagatagaactgccaaaggggacggagttacaatctactgcagagatagcctgcagagttctgtcatactatccaggtctatgcccaaacagttcgagcttctacttttaaaaatccacctttacaGAAATAAgtatctcactgttgccgctGTTATAGACTCCCCTCaacccccagctgtgccctggacaccatatgtgaattaatcgccccccatctatcttcagagtttgtactgttaggtgacctaaactgggatatgtttAGCACAtcagccgtcctacaatctaagctagatgccctcaatctcacacaaattatcaaggaacctaccaggtacaaccctaaatcagTAAACatgggtaccctcatagatatcatcctgaccaatttgccctctaaatacaccgctgctgtcttcaaccaggacctcagcgatcactgcctcattgcctgcgtccgtaaggggcccgcggtcaaacgaccacacctcatcactgtcaaatgctccttaaaacacttcagcgagcacgcctttctaatcgacctggcccgggtatcatagaaggatattgacctcatcccgtcagtagaggatgcctggttgttctttaaaagtgctttcctcaccatcatgcccaattgaaaaaatgtagaactaagaacagatatagcccttggttcactccagacttgactgcccttgaccagcacaaaaacatcctgtggcgtactgcattagcatcgaatagcccccacgatatgcaacttttcagggaagtcaggcacaaatatacacagtcagttcaaacagaaatttgcatcctgtagcactaattccaaaaagttttgggacaccgtaaagtccatggagaataagagcacctcctcccagctgcccactgcactgaggctaggaaatactgtcaccactgatgaatctacgataatcgagaatttcaaaaagcatttttctacggctggccatgctttccacctggctacccttacccaggccaacagctctgcaccccccgcagcaacttgccaaagtcccccccacttctccttcacccaaatccagatagctgatgttctgaaagagctgtaaAATCGGGATTCCTACAAATCAgctaggctagacaatctggaccctctctttctaaaattacccgccgaaattgttgcaacccctattactagcctgttcaacctctctttcgtatcgtctgagatccccaaagattggaaagcttccgcggtcatccccctcttaaAAGGGGAGGACATTCTAGaaccaaactgttacagacctatatccatcctgccctgcctttctaaagtcttcgaaaatcaagttaacaaacagataaccgaccatttcgaatcccaccgtaccttctccactatgcaatctggtttccgagctggtcatgggtgcacctcagctacactcaaggtcctaaacgatatcataaccgccatagataaaagacagtactgtgcagccgttttcatgaacctggccaaggctttcaactctgtcaatcaccgcattcttttcggcagactcaatagccttggtttctctaatgactgccttgcctggttcaccaactacttctcagatagagttcagtgtgtcaaatcggaaggcctgttgtccggacctctggcagtctctatgggggtgccacagggttcaattctcaggcctaCTCTTTTCTCTGAATatgtcaatgatgtcgctcttgctgctggtgattctctgatccacctctacgcagacgacaccattctgtatacatctggcccttccttggacactgtgttaacaaacctccaaacgagcttcaatgccatacaacactccaactgctcttaaatgctagtaaaactaaatgcatgctcttcaaccgattgctgcccgcacctgcccgtccgcctagcatcactactctggacggttctgacttagaatatgtggacaactacaaatacctaggtgtctggttagactataaactctccttccaggctcacattaagcatctccaatccaaaattaaatctagaattggcttcctatttcgcaaaaaaagcatccttcactcatgctgccaaacatgccctcgtaaaactgactatcctaccgatctttgacttcggcgatgtcatttacaaaatagcctccaacactctactcagcaaattggatgtagtctatcacagttccatccgttttgtcaccaaagccccatatactacccaccaccgcGACCTgtttgctctcgttggctggccctcactacatattcgtcgccaaaccctcTGACTcctggtcatctataagtctttgctaggtaaatccctgccttatctcagctcactggtctccatagcaacacccacccgtagcacgcattccagcaggtatatttcactggtcatccccaaaaccaacatctcctttggccgcctttccttccagttctctgctgccaatgactggaacgaattgcaaaaatcactgaagctggagacttatatctccctcattaactttaagcatcagctgtcagagcagcttaccgatcactgtacctgtacacagcccatctgtaaatagcatacccaactacctcatccccatattattttttgttgttgctcttttgctccccagtatctctacttgcacatcatcatctgcacatccatcactccagtgaaatgctaaattgtaattatttcgccactatggcctatttattgccttacctccctaaccttactacatttgcacacactgtacatatatttttctattgtgtttttggCTGTACGTTTGTttttcccatgtgtaactctgtgttgttgtttttgtcgcactgctttgctttatcttggccaggtcgcagttgtaaatgagaccttgttctcaactggcctacctggtaaaataaatgtgaaataaatcaaatttaaAAAGTTTGATTGTAAGGATAAAGATGTATTTAAGCTCTAAATAGTCATCCAATCAAAACAGTAAACATGCACTGATAATAACCAATGATAGTTTGCGACATCAACCATTTATGAGCATGTAGTGCCCTTTGCTTCCAAAAAACAGAAGCCTGTCTCCCACAATGCTTTAGTTCCGACTTCATGTTGCAGTTGGTGAGGGGCAAATGCAGAAATTTCCAGTTGACTGCAGTCGAAAGTTTATTACCTTTGATCACATGGTTGTTGTAAAGGTCATGCAGTCGACATGTCATCGCAAATCTGACCTAtacccataatgcaacacactttgaaagtcTTGACAAACGTGATCTGCTCGAACGCGCCCAATATTGTTTCtagatcagtcagtcagaatTTACAGAATTTACGTCACGGTTTGGATGCTCTCGAACACGAACGTTGATTTGACCCAGAGGAGGAAATTTGATTTGACTCCTTTACACTAGATGTCGCTGTGAAATTTCTAACCAACTTTTTCGATAAACAACTTCCTGTTCCCAGACCGAGATACAACGCGGTTACCACTTTTGTAATTAGATTTTGCTAGTTACTTTTCTTTTGTAGTTGCTTTGTTATTTCAAACCCAAGACTGAAATACAGCTAAAGTAATCCCCGTAATGTTGAGCATTTTGTTTGGTTGGGGGATGCTTTTGCTGTTGGCAAACTCTTGAGTACtgtttgctaacgttagctagccaggttagctagctaggctatgtCAACGTGCTCTTGTGTAGGAAGGCAGCGCGACCTCCCAATATTTTGTCAATGCATCTTATCCATTTGATTTACTGATTAGGGACTTGGCTATTGTTGGTCAGCAAATTGCTAGGTATAATAGTTTTACACTTTGCCTCATTAACTATAGCGATTGAGATGGTTGGCTATCAAGTTCTCATTCATTAATCTGCGTATGTCTTGTCTATTCCAGGTCAGTATCTTTGTGGTAAACAGTGGGACTATACATAAGGACCAGAGATGTCTGACGATGAAGAAGCTCCGCTGGTGAAGAAGACCAGGATCTTCTATGGTAGtttggaggagaaggagagggagaggctggGACGAGAGGCCTCTGGGTCAGGCAAAGATTCTGTCAAAGCAGGAATCGAGGCTGGCAACATCAACATCTCCAGTGGTTAGTATACCAAACACAAATCTGTATTTAAAAAGAGTTATGAAGAAAGAGTTTGTTGAGGTATCATCTaacttctcctctcccctcaagGTGAGTCCCTTGAGCTTGAGGAACGTGTGACTGAGCGCCAGTCGGAGGTATTGGCTGACTTTGAGcgcagaaagagagcgagacaaaTCACAGTATCCACAGACGATGCAGAGGTCAAAGCCTGCTTACGGGCCCTCAGGGAACCAATCACACTGTTTGGGGAGGGGCCTGCTGAGAGACGAGAGAGGTGAGGGACACAAGCATGGCTCTGTCAACCCCTTCTAATATTTGAATGTGTAAATCAACAATTAGACAACAATCCACACGTCTGTGACCCTTTGATGCTTTTACAACATGTTAACTCACCAATTAAAACAGCTGTTTTGAGGAATTGCCTTAATGCTTTAACACACTGTATTGATAGTTATATTTCACTTGCATTATGTCCACCTTTTTAATCTTTGCTCAcaatctctcttcccctctccagcTCAATTTGTACTTGTTCTCTTTTCCAGGCTAAGGAATATCCTCTCTGTAGTGGGTCCAGATGCATTGAAGAAATCGAAGAAGGACGATGAGAAATCCAAACGCTCCCAAGAGGAGGTGTGATATGTGGCTTGACTCTCCTATATCTTTCTCTCATTACTACAGTCCGTATTCATTCAATATGGAGACACGCGTTTGATGTCTTCTCCTGTTCCCCTCTTTCAGTGTCAGCAGACATGGTACCATGAAGGGCCGACCACTCTTAAGGAGGCAAGGCTTTGGTTGGCCAGATACTCTCTGCCCAGGTACAGCTTGATTCTAATGTTGGACCATAGTTACCATGATGACAATGATGTTTCAAAGGTTGTTTTGCAGCACAACCATATTAATAAAAAACGTGCGTGATGTCTCAACAGGGCCGTGAAAAGGTTAGAAGATGCCAGAGCTCACAGGGAGATCCCAGAATCTACACGGACAGTCAGGACGCAAGAACTTCACAAGACGCTCAGGGTACGTCCTCCATCAGTCTCCAAAAGCATTAACGAACTTGTCTTGTTTGTGAAAAACAGTTGTAGAATGACATGATTTTCTCTGTCTATCCAGAACCTGAATAACTTCTGCAGTCAGATCGGTGACGACAGGCCTATATCCTTTTGCCAGTTCAGCCCCAACTCCAAAATGCTGGTGACTGCATCTTGGTGAGTCccttctctcactcctctctcagtGCACCGCACAGGCAGCAGTGAGCATgattacatgcacacaataatacaattattgtggatagtcagattaatataatagtttgtttaaAATGTTTACGTACTTCTCCAAAATCACTTCACTCGCGCACAAGAGGGAGGCTTGCGCTACCGGTGCAGGCACATGCACAGATCAGATACTCCGTTGGAACGGTGATTTTATTAaagctgtttacatgtcctaataattctaAAGATTATTCAGAAAACCGTTTAATATcaaattattagtgtgcatgtaaacgtactGTTTGACTTTGGgtgtttttttgtatttaaaaTGTTGCCGTCAATAAAGGTATTTGTGACACTTCCTCATCTCTTCCTGACTTGTTCTTTTCTCTAGGAGTGGCCTGTGTAAACTGTGGAATGTTCCTGACTGTACCCTTGTCCGTACCCTTCGAGGTAAGAAGAATCTCTTATTTTCCCCTTTCTTGTCCCTTTGCAATTACTCTTTGCTTGGGCTACTGTAGTCTGTAATAATTGTAGGTATTTCCAACCCTAATACATCCTTATCATTCTCTTCCCCTTCCCACAGGCCACAACACCCACGTGGGGGCCATCTGTTTTCATCCTCAGGCCACTCTGACTCTGGAGGACTCTGATGTTAACATGGCCTCCTGTGCTGCCGACGGCTCCGTCAAACTCTGGAGTCTGGACAGGTCTGCTCCGATTGCTATCGTTACTGTGTTTCTGTCTTTATTGCCGTCTGTCAAATATAGAGGCTACCAAATATTAGTCAGGCAAAAAAGGGTGAGGGGTCGACCAAGAGCAGTGTAGCTTTTTCCCAAATGTTCCTCGGGTATCATCATAAACAGTAGCTGAGGTTGTGGAGTGAGCTGCTGAAATGAATGGtggccatttaaaaaaataaatgcatgttGATGTGTTGTAACCGTGGTAACCCCTCTCTTTACAGCGATGTGCCTGTCGCTGACATCGAGGGCCACTCCATGAGGGTGGCGAGAGTAGCCTGGCACCCCTCTGGAAGGTTCCTGGGCACCACCTGGTGGGTGAATTTAATCCCAAGCATTATTTAACCCGGCAacgccagttgagaacttgttctATCGTTTTTAGAACGGCCCATCCAGGCAATACAATAAAAACAAACATGATCACTTGCCTCCACCATAGACCATAGATACATTGTACTCTGGCCAGACTGGCATTGTTCAAATTGAATCTAAAGTGAGGCTtaatcctctctcccctctccctggcAGCTATGATAATTCATGGAGGCTGTGGGACCTGGAGGCCCAGGAGGAGATCCTGCACCAAGAGGGACACAGTAATGGAGTCCATGACATGCAATTCCACCCTGATGGATCTCTGGCAGCTACTGGGTAAGATCTCACTGGATATGCTATGAAAGTCAATGTCGGTTGTCAATATTTGTTCACAATATGTCATTATTGGAGAGACCGTTGAAGATATctctgaaatgtaaaaaaaaaacaaatcattcatttctgtgttctcttttgcTTGTCTCTGCACATTCTGTTGCAATGTATGTTGCCAGTAAATCTAGCACTTTTGGAGAGTATTATCCCGTTATTTCTACAACAAATCTTGGCTTCAGATAACCGGGATCTCAGTGTCCTCTCGGAAACGAAAATACTATCTAGAAAAGGCTTTAATCAACCCCGTAATTTAAGTGCTGTCAGGTCAAAGAGCAGATCAAATTAGCCTATTAAAGGGAATGGTTGCTATAGTAAAACAATGGTTGTATTCAGTAGTCTGTTTTAATGAAGGCCAGTAGATGTCCACCCAGTTATCTCAATTAGAGGTTTGGCAGAACAAGAGCCTCTGCGGCTGGCTTGGTCTGAAACATACAGGGATGTTCCCTTCATGTCCCCTAATGATAACA encodes the following:
- the prpf4 gene encoding U4/U6 small nuclear ribonucleoprotein Prp4, encoding MSDDEEAPLVKKTRIFYGSLEEKERERLGREASGSGKDSVKAGIEAGNINISSGESLELEERVTERQSEVLADFERRKRARQITVSTDDAEVKACLRALREPITLFGEGPAERRERLRNILSVVGPDALKKSKKDDEKSKRSQEECQQTWYHEGPTTLKEARLWLARYSLPRAVKRLEDARAHREIPESTRTVRTQELHKTLRNLNNFCSQIGDDRPISFCQFSPNSKMLVTASWSGLCKLWNVPDCTLVRTLRGHNTHVGAICFHPQATLTLEDSDVNMASCAADGSVKLWSLDSDVPVADIEGHSMRVARVAWHPSGRFLGTTCYDNSWRLWDLEAQEEILHQEGHSNGVHDMQFHPDGSLAATGGLDSFGRIWDLRTGRCVMFLEGHLKEIYSIDFSPNGYHAATGSGDNTCKVWDLRRRKCIYTIPSHQNLVSSVKFQPNNGHFLLTGAYDNTAKVWTHPGWSPLKTLAGHEGKVMGVDMSPDGQLIATCSYDRTFKLWMSE